The following proteins come from a genomic window of Heyndrickxia acidicola:
- a CDS encoding RNA polymerase sigma factor SigX has translation MRLLVNGGGIEMDSVFQEIYQKYHQDLYQFIFYMVKDRDLAEDLVQEVYLRVLKSYRFFEGKSSEKTWLFSIAKNVSIDYFRKQKRWRLRIAEELDWKGRDYSDPKPLPEELTVLKEEIQQLYRCLDECSQDQKMVVIMRYLNHLNIQETAEALEWTESKVKTTQHRALLVLKRLMNQKERKGEVNYG, from the coding sequence ATTCGACTACTAGTTAACGGGGGAGGGATAGAAATGGACTCCGTTTTTCAAGAAATATACCAAAAATACCATCAAGACCTTTATCAGTTTATTTTTTACATGGTAAAGGATAGAGACCTTGCTGAAGATCTTGTGCAGGAGGTTTACTTAAGAGTTTTAAAATCCTATAGATTCTTCGAAGGAAAAAGTTCAGAGAAGACATGGCTTTTCTCCATTGCAAAAAATGTTTCAATTGATTACTTCAGAAAGCAAAAGCGATGGCGACTAAGAATTGCCGAAGAATTGGACTGGAAAGGAAGAGACTATAGCGATCCCAAACCACTTCCTGAGGAACTAACTGTCTTAAAAGAAGAAATACAGCAGCTTTACAGATGTTTAGATGAATGCAGCCAAGACCAGAAAATGGTGGTAATCATGCGCTATTTGAATCATTTAAACATACAGGAAACGGCTGAAGCGCTGGAATGGACGGAAAGCAAGGTCAAAACAACTCAGCATAGGGCTCTATTGGTATTGAAACGATTAATGAATCAAAAAGAAAGGAAAGGAGAAGTCAATTATGGCTAA
- a CDS encoding ATP-binding protein, translating into MRIWRSVVGKLWMTILLLVSFVLIILTMLLLEFFQSYNVGQIEQNLKGTATKIARIVEVHPNDGMGKEIAIQLADKNAQVIIAYNVSKIVYPTTDSKTLPLSPETLVKDADLSKVFSSNKVFEKEMTPPGNHEQNRYNHIIVAAAPLHINKENGAVFIYQSLDVLKETTDKTTKLILLAAGIAIILTTFFAFFLSTRITAPLRKMREAAFQVAKGKFDTKVPVASHDEIGELATAFNQMGKQLKFNINALNQEKEQLRSILSSMADGVLTFNRDGTILITNPPAELFLQHWFYEQGKDSQLPAPKEMLDLLDQVIKTDKEQTSELTIQGRTYVVIISPLYNRDNVRGAVVVIRDMTEERRLDTLRDDFIANVSHELRTPIAMLQGYSEAIIDDIAVTDEEKKEFAKIIYDETLRIGRLVNELLDLARMEAGHISLNLDMTPIQSFIQRVTYKFQGVARESNVLLSSEVEQEAAMIEMDPDRIEQVLTNLIDNAIRYTPENGTVKVTQEEFEDGVLISVTDSGTGIQDEDLPFVFERFYKADKARTRGKSGTGLGLAIAKNIIEAHHGRISVKSKVGQGTTFSFYLPRIQSTK; encoded by the coding sequence TGTCGAAGTTCACCCGAATGATGGAATGGGAAAAGAAATCGCTATTCAGCTGGCAGATAAAAATGCACAAGTGATTATTGCATATAATGTAAGCAAGATTGTTTATCCCACAACAGATTCCAAAACTCTTCCGTTAAGTCCAGAAACTCTTGTAAAGGATGCAGATCTATCTAAAGTTTTCAGCTCCAATAAAGTGTTTGAAAAAGAAATGACGCCGCCAGGAAATCATGAGCAAAACCGTTACAATCACATTATTGTTGCTGCTGCACCTCTGCATATCAATAAGGAAAATGGGGCTGTTTTTATCTATCAGTCTCTTGATGTCCTAAAAGAAACGACTGATAAGACAACAAAGCTAATTTTATTAGCTGCAGGAATTGCGATCATATTAACAACTTTTTTTGCTTTTTTCTTATCTACGAGGATTACAGCACCGCTTAGGAAAATGAGAGAGGCGGCTTTCCAAGTGGCGAAGGGTAAATTTGATACAAAGGTTCCTGTGGCTTCTCATGATGAAATTGGTGAATTGGCAACCGCCTTCAACCAAATGGGAAAACAGCTGAAATTTAATATCAATGCGCTTAATCAAGAAAAAGAGCAGCTGAGAAGTATATTAAGCAGTATGGCCGATGGAGTACTAACGTTTAATCGAGATGGGACTATTCTGATAACCAATCCTCCTGCAGAACTTTTTTTGCAGCACTGGTTTTATGAACAAGGCAAGGACAGTCAGCTGCCAGCTCCAAAGGAAATGCTGGATCTATTGGATCAGGTGATTAAAACGGATAAAGAGCAGACAAGTGAGTTGACCATTCAAGGAAGAACGTATGTGGTGATTATCAGCCCTCTTTACAATCGTGATAATGTCAGGGGAGCAGTGGTTGTGATCAGAGATATGACAGAAGAGAGGCGGCTTGATACTTTAAGAGATGATTTTATTGCCAATGTTTCTCATGAACTGCGTACGCCGATCGCAATGCTGCAGGGATACAGCGAAGCTATTATTGACGATATTGCGGTTACCGATGAAGAAAAGAAGGAGTTCGCAAAAATTATCTATGACGAAACCCTGCGGATTGGCCGTCTTGTAAATGAACTTCTAGATCTAGCTAGAATGGAAGCAGGGCATATTAGCCTTAACCTTGATATGACCCCGATTCAATCATTTATACAAAGGGTAACATATAAATTCCAAGGAGTAGCCAGGGAGTCAAATGTGCTGCTTTCTTCTGAAGTAGAACAGGAAGCAGCTATGATTGAAATGGACCCTGACCGCATTGAACAGGTTTTGACAAATTTAATTGACAATGCCATCCGGTATACTCCGGAAAATGGTACTGTAAAAGTAACACAAGAAGAATTTGAAGATGGTGTCCTTATAAGTGTTACAGATAGCGGGACTGGGATACAGGATGAAGATCTTCCATTTGTATTTGAAAGATTTTATAAGGCGGATAAGGCCCGCACACGAGGTAAATCCGGGACTGGTTTAGGTCTTGCTATTGCAAAGAATATTATCGAGGCACACCATGGCCGTATTTCGGTAAAAAGCAAAGTTGGACAAGGCACGACATTTTCTTTCTATCTTCCGCGAATACAAAGCACAAAGTGA